One window of the Daphnia pulex isolate KAP4 chromosome 8, ASM2113471v1 genome contains the following:
- the LOC124199319 gene encoding mediator of RNA polymerase II transcription subunit 25-like isoform X8, with protein sequence MVVGAAEAVCNDIVFLVEGTAACGAYMNEIKMNYICQTVEYFNGGPIVEDRDCGSETFATLYSLVVYHSSDCLPADMVDVYGPFRNPHKFLQLLDKLDFSGGHAEHMASLTEGLATTLECFKDLTLLRDPGLKAQKFCILICNSPPYNLPVMDLPSFRGLTLEQLAVLVNENNIQLSIISPRRIPTWINLFDKAGGDSMAASSKHYAKDLRHLVMLNGFCLQESTVSQPPIPNIPIPTVPTSPQGLSPSQQQTIRPTQNVVVRPPQPQNQPQQRPPVPFGINVTGPTSAPNVTIVNTVPPMMAADGGVRIRAPNPRWTSPNQGQQLPNQQQTQQTLPAQMQATNQVRQPSQIQMPQAMQNPLQQQQQQQQQQQQQQQQQQQQQQAMLQNQQQVPQVLNQNALPSNQNPLQSSVLQHQQPMTMPMSANPIQQAQAQVQLQVPQQSQTAGQMIINPQQQQLQQQNVRASFVGPQNLVNQLNQGQAPNAGQMVNVNQQMLNQQQQQQLAARKLAMEQQQLQQQQQQQQQQQQQQQQQPQQSQPQNLNFSINPANPNLGMQQNIPQQMQQQQPQSQQINVPVAAAPGIIQQQAAPVAGAAPANPARERQVIWQGVLEWQEKTRDPQKLPRHVPCQVSATVTNGESEVKAEHWPQKLLMQLIPKTLISNFGGAHFRNARSVMFHPQECEALEALAKVMSTGYAGCVHFTGMVNPNACEIKVLMLLYSPDKKAYIGFIPNDQAGFVDRIRKVIQQQKSKQPPGPGQAGPNPNIPQQAGQNILVTQTNPLSMGGGQMSAAPQPQQQQQQQMQQPQMMGNPQQPAMAAPTPMTNPVRGAAPPTPAQLVAERQQNLMTIKQLQQTLEAAQQKDIHLKEQQQRRAQLLMQQQQLMQQQQQQIQPNQQLPMQQQLQLQQQQMGQQQQMGQQQMGQQQLMNQQPMGQQQPMGQQQQMAGQQIQQQLQQLQSQQQMPVQQKLQQQLQQAQQMQQRNIRPTAALQNNPGLRNLLQQQQYRPQMMQPNTQNRMQQPNMQQPQQQQQQQQQNSGGSQFDNLSLADLL encoded by the exons ATGGTGGTAGGCGCTGCAGAGGCCGTGTGCAACGATATAGTTTTCCTCGTTGAGGGGACTGCGGCTTGCGGGGCTTACATGAACGAGATTAAAATGAACTACATTTGTCAAACAGTAGAATATTTTAATGGAGGACCAATTGTAGAGGACAGGGATTGTGGCTCTGAGACATTTGCTACCTTGTACTCGTTGGTTGTCTATCACTCTTCGGACTGCTTGCCAGCTGATATGGTTGATGTTTATGGCCCTTTCAGAAATCCCCACAAATTTCTACAGCTTTTGGACAAGCTAGATTTTTCAGGAG GTCACGCTGAACATATGGCTTCATTGACTGAAGGACTGGCTACCACTCTTGAGTGCTTCAAAGATCTAACATTATTACGAGATCCTGGTTTGAAAGCACAGAAGTTTTGTATTCTGATATGCAATTCTCCACCTTACAACCTGCCAGTCATGGATCTCCCAAGCTTTAGGGGGTTAACCTTGGAACAATTGGCAGTACTTGTGAATGAGAATAATATTCAGCTAAGCATAATCAGTCCAAGAAGAATTCCTACTTGG ataaatttgtttgataaaGCTGGTGGAGACTCTATGGCAGCAAGTTCAAAGCATTATGCTAAAGACTTGCGTCATTTGGTTATGTTGAATGGATTCTGCTTACAGGAATCAACTGTTAGCCAGCCTCCTATACCTAACATTCCTATTCCAACTGTGCCAACTAGTCCACAGGGTCTAAGTCCAAGCCAACAACAAACTATTCGACCAACACAGAATGTTGTGGTTCGACCACCTCAGCCACAGAATCAACCGCAACAAAGACCTCCAGTCCCGTTTG GAATTAATGTCACTGGACCTACGTCTGCGCCTAATGTCACGATTGTTAATACGGTACCTCCTATGATGGCTGCAGATGGTGGAGTTCGCATTCGGGCACCTAATCCACGATGGACAAGTCCAAATCAAGGACAGCAATTGCCAAATCAACAGCAAACACAGCAAACCTTGCCGGCACAAATGCAAGCCACAAATCAAGTGCGCCAACCGTCTCAAATTCAAATGCCGCAAGCAATGCAAAATCctcttcagcagcagcagcaacaacagcagcagcaacaacaacaacagcagcagcagcaacaacaacaacaagctaTGCTTCAAAATCAGCAACAAGTCCCTCAAGTGTTGAATCAAAATGCTTTACCAAGCAACCAGAATCCACTCCAGAGTTCTGTTCTCCAACATCAACAGCCAATGACGATGCCGATGTCAGCCAACCCCATTCAACAGGCCCAAGCTCAAGTCCAACTTCAAGTGCCACAACAATCACAGACTGCTGGCCAAATGATCATCAAtccccaacagcaacaattaCAACAACAGAACGTCCGGGCTTCATTTGTTGGTCCACAGAATTTAGTAAATCAGTTGAATCAAGGGCAAg CACCGAATGCCGGACAAATGGTCAATGTGAACCAACAAATGCTgaatcaacagcaacagcaacagttaGCTGCTCGGAAACTAGCGATGGaacaacagcaactgcagcagcaacagcaacaacagcagcagcaacaacaacagcagcagcagcaaccacaGCAATCACAACcgcaaaatctaaatttttcgATAAATCCAGCCAACCCCAACTTAGGGATGCAGCAGAATATTCCTCAGCAaatgcaacagcaacaacctcaATCTCAACAGATCAATGTTCCTGTAGCAGCTGCACCTGGAATCATCCAACAACAAGCTGCTCCTGTGGCTGGTGCTGCTCCAGCAAATCCTGCTCGCGAAAGACAAGTTATTTGGCAGGGTGTCCTGGAGTGGCAAGAGAAGACTCGTGATCCGCAAAAACTTCCTCGCCATGTCCCTTGTCAGGTTTCGGCAACCGTCACCAATGGCGAGAGTGAAGT AAAAGCAGAACACTGGCCGCAAAAGCTTCTAATGCAGCTAATACCTAAAACATTAATAAGTAATTTTGGCGGCGCTCACTTCCGGAATGCGCGCTCTGTGATGTTCCATCCTCAGGAATGTGAGGCATTAGAAGCTCTAGCTAAAGTGATGTCAACTGGATAT GCTGGTTGTGTCCACTTCACAGGGATGGTTAATCCAAATGCTTGTGAGATTAAAGTGTTGATGCTGCTTTACAGTCCAGACAAGAAAGCGTACATTGGCTTTATACCAAACGATCAAGCAGGATTTGTCGATCGGATTCGCAAGGTTATACAACagcaaaaaagcaaacaa CCACCTGGTCCCGGACAAGCAGGTCCAAATCCAAATATTCCTCAGCAGGCCGGGCAAAACATATTGGTGACGCAGACTAATCCATTGTCGATGGGAGGTGGTCAAATGAGCGCAGCACCTCaacctcagcagcagcaacagcagcagatgcAACAGCCTCAAATGATGGGTAACCCTCAACAACCAGCGATGGCTGCTCCTACTCCAATGACTAATCCGGTACGAGGAGCGGCTCCTCCAACTCCTGCTCAACTTGTAGCTGAGAGACAACAAAACTTGATGACCATTAAGCAGTTGCAGCAGACACTAGAAGCGGCCCAACAGAAGGATATTCATCTCAAG gagcaacaacaacgccgTGCACAGCTGTtgatgcaacagcagcaactaatgcagcagcaacagcagcagataCAACCCAATCAGCAGTTGCCAATGCAACAACAATTGCaattacaacaacagcaaatgggccagcagcagcaaatgggacaacaacaaatgggccagcagcaactAATGAATCAGCAACCAATGGGTCAGCAACAGCCAAtgggccaacaacaacaaatggcAGGACAACAgattcaacaacaactccaGCAATTACAGTCTCAACAACAAATGCCTGTTCAGCAGAAattgcaacaacaactacaacaggcGCAGCAAAtgcaacaaagaaatattCGGCCTACCGCGGCGCTGCAGAATAATCCAGGATTGCGTAATCTtttgcaacaacagcagtacCGTCCTCAAAT GATGCAGCCAAACACACAGAACCGTATGCAGCAGCCAAACATGCAacaaccacagcagcagcagcagcaacaacaacaaaacagtgGTGGAAGTCAGTTTGATAATCTTAGTTTAGCTGATTTACTGTGA
- the LOC124199319 gene encoding mediator of RNA polymerase II transcription subunit 25-like isoform X6: protein MVVGAAEAVCNDIVFLVEGTAACGAYMNEIKMNYICQTVEYFNGGPIVEDRDCGSETFATLYSLVVYHSSDCLPADMVDVYGPFRNPHKFLQLLDKLDFSGGHAEHMASLTEGLATTLECFKDLTLLRDPGLKAQKFCILICNSPPYNLPVMDLPSFRGLTLEQLAVLVNENNIQLSIISPRRIPTWINLFDKAGGDSMAASSKHYAKDLRHLVMLNGFCLQESTVSQPPIPNIPIPTVPTSPQGLSPSQQQTIRPTQNVVVRPPQPQNQPQQRPPVPFGINVTGPTSAPNVTIVNTVPPMMAADGGVRIRAPNPRWTSPNQGQQLPNQQQTQQTLPAQMQATNQVRQPSQIQMPQAMQNPLQQQQQQQQQQQQQQQQQQQQQQAMLQNQQQVPQVLNQNALPSNQNPLQSSVLQHQQPMTMPMSANPIQQAQAQVQLQVPQQSQTAGQMIINPQQQQLQQQNVRASFVGPQNLVNQLNQGQAPNAGQMVNVNQQMLNQQQQQQLAARKLAMEQQQLQQQQQQQQQQQQQQQQQPQQSQPQNLNFSINPANPNLGMQQNIPQQMQQQQPQSQQINVPVAAAPGIIQQQAAPVAGAAPANPARERQVIWQGVLEWQEKTRDPQKLPRHVPCQVSATVTNGESEVKAEHWPQKLLMQLIPKTLISNFGGAHFRNARSVMFHPQECEALEALAKVMSTGYAGCVHFTGMVNPNACEIKVLMLLYSPDKKAYIGFIPNDQAGFVDRIRKVIQQQKSKQPPGPGQAGPNPNIPQQAGQNILVTQTNPLSMGGGQMSAAPQPQQQQQQQMQQPQMMGNPQQPAMAAPTPMTNPVRGAAPPTPAQLVAERQQNLMTIKQLQQTLEAAQQKDIHLKALEQQQRRAQLLMQQQQLMQQQQQQIQPNQQLPMQQQLQLQQQQMGQQQQMGQQQMGQQQLMNQQPMGQQQPMGQQQQMAGQQIQQQLQQLQSQQQMPVQQKLQQQLQQAQQMQQRNIRPTAALQNNPGLRNLLQQQQYRPQMMQPNTQNRMQQPNMQQPQQQQQQQQQNSGGSQFDNLSLADLL, encoded by the exons ATGGTGGTAGGCGCTGCAGAGGCCGTGTGCAACGATATAGTTTTCCTCGTTGAGGGGACTGCGGCTTGCGGGGCTTACATGAACGAGATTAAAATGAACTACATTTGTCAAACAGTAGAATATTTTAATGGAGGACCAATTGTAGAGGACAGGGATTGTGGCTCTGAGACATTTGCTACCTTGTACTCGTTGGTTGTCTATCACTCTTCGGACTGCTTGCCAGCTGATATGGTTGATGTTTATGGCCCTTTCAGAAATCCCCACAAATTTCTACAGCTTTTGGACAAGCTAGATTTTTCAGGAG GTCACGCTGAACATATGGCTTCATTGACTGAAGGACTGGCTACCACTCTTGAGTGCTTCAAAGATCTAACATTATTACGAGATCCTGGTTTGAAAGCACAGAAGTTTTGTATTCTGATATGCAATTCTCCACCTTACAACCTGCCAGTCATGGATCTCCCAAGCTTTAGGGGGTTAACCTTGGAACAATTGGCAGTACTTGTGAATGAGAATAATATTCAGCTAAGCATAATCAGTCCAAGAAGAATTCCTACTTGG ataaatttgtttgataaaGCTGGTGGAGACTCTATGGCAGCAAGTTCAAAGCATTATGCTAAAGACTTGCGTCATTTGGTTATGTTGAATGGATTCTGCTTACAGGAATCAACTGTTAGCCAGCCTCCTATACCTAACATTCCTATTCCAACTGTGCCAACTAGTCCACAGGGTCTAAGTCCAAGCCAACAACAAACTATTCGACCAACACAGAATGTTGTGGTTCGACCACCTCAGCCACAGAATCAACCGCAACAAAGACCTCCAGTCCCGTTTG GAATTAATGTCACTGGACCTACGTCTGCGCCTAATGTCACGATTGTTAATACGGTACCTCCTATGATGGCTGCAGATGGTGGAGTTCGCATTCGGGCACCTAATCCACGATGGACAAGTCCAAATCAAGGACAGCAATTGCCAAATCAACAGCAAACACAGCAAACCTTGCCGGCACAAATGCAAGCCACAAATCAAGTGCGCCAACCGTCTCAAATTCAAATGCCGCAAGCAATGCAAAATCctcttcagcagcagcagcaacaacagcagcagcaacaacaacaacagcagcagcagcaacaacaacaacaagctaTGCTTCAAAATCAGCAACAAGTCCCTCAAGTGTTGAATCAAAATGCTTTACCAAGCAACCAGAATCCACTCCAGAGTTCTGTTCTCCAACATCAACAGCCAATGACGATGCCGATGTCAGCCAACCCCATTCAACAGGCCCAAGCTCAAGTCCAACTTCAAGTGCCACAACAATCACAGACTGCTGGCCAAATGATCATCAAtccccaacagcaacaattaCAACAACAGAACGTCCGGGCTTCATTTGTTGGTCCACAGAATTTAGTAAATCAGTTGAATCAAGGGCAAg CACCGAATGCCGGACAAATGGTCAATGTGAACCAACAAATGCTgaatcaacagcaacagcaacagttaGCTGCTCGGAAACTAGCGATGGaacaacagcaactgcagcagcaacagcaacaacagcagcagcaacaacaacagcagcagcagcaaccacaGCAATCACAACcgcaaaatctaaatttttcgATAAATCCAGCCAACCCCAACTTAGGGATGCAGCAGAATATTCCTCAGCAaatgcaacagcaacaacctcaATCTCAACAGATCAATGTTCCTGTAGCAGCTGCACCTGGAATCATCCAACAACAAGCTGCTCCTGTGGCTGGTGCTGCTCCAGCAAATCCTGCTCGCGAAAGACAAGTTATTTGGCAGGGTGTCCTGGAGTGGCAAGAGAAGACTCGTGATCCGCAAAAACTTCCTCGCCATGTCCCTTGTCAGGTTTCGGCAACCGTCACCAATGGCGAGAGTGAAGT AAAAGCAGAACACTGGCCGCAAAAGCTTCTAATGCAGCTAATACCTAAAACATTAATAAGTAATTTTGGCGGCGCTCACTTCCGGAATGCGCGCTCTGTGATGTTCCATCCTCAGGAATGTGAGGCATTAGAAGCTCTAGCTAAAGTGATGTCAACTGGATAT GCTGGTTGTGTCCACTTCACAGGGATGGTTAATCCAAATGCTTGTGAGATTAAAGTGTTGATGCTGCTTTACAGTCCAGACAAGAAAGCGTACATTGGCTTTATACCAAACGATCAAGCAGGATTTGTCGATCGGATTCGCAAGGTTATACAACagcaaaaaagcaaacaa CCACCTGGTCCCGGACAAGCAGGTCCAAATCCAAATATTCCTCAGCAGGCCGGGCAAAACATATTGGTGACGCAGACTAATCCATTGTCGATGGGAGGTGGTCAAATGAGCGCAGCACCTCaacctcagcagcagcaacagcagcagatgcAACAGCCTCAAATGATGGGTAACCCTCAACAACCAGCGATGGCTGCTCCTACTCCAATGACTAATCCGGTACGAGGAGCGGCTCCTCCAACTCCTGCTCAACTTGTAGCTGAGAGACAACAAAACTTGATGACCATTAAGCAGTTGCAGCAGACACTAGAAGCGGCCCAACAGAAGGATATTCATCTCAAGGCACTG gagcaacaacaacgccgTGCACAGCTGTtgatgcaacagcagcaactaatgcagcagcaacagcagcagataCAACCCAATCAGCAGTTGCCAATGCAACAACAATTGCaattacaacaacagcaaatgggccagcagcagcaaatgggacaacaacaaatgggccagcagcaactAATGAATCAGCAACCAATGGGTCAGCAACAGCCAAtgggccaacaacaacaaatggcAGGACAACAgattcaacaacaactccaGCAATTACAGTCTCAACAACAAATGCCTGTTCAGCAGAAattgcaacaacaactacaacaggcGCAGCAAAtgcaacaaagaaatattCGGCCTACCGCGGCGCTGCAGAATAATCCAGGATTGCGTAATCTtttgcaacaacagcagtacCGTCCTCAAAT GATGCAGCCAAACACACAGAACCGTATGCAGCAGCCAAACATGCAacaaccacagcagcagcagcagcaacaacaacaaaacagtgGTGGAAGTCAGTTTGATAATCTTAGTTTAGCTGATTTACTGTGA
- the LOC124199319 gene encoding mediator of RNA polymerase II transcription subunit 25-like isoform X4 produces MVVGAAEAVCNDIVFLVEGTAACGAYMNEIKMNYICQTVEYFNGGPIVEDRDCGSETFATLYSLVVYHSSDCLPADMVDVYGPFRNPHKFLQLLDKLDFSGGHAEHMASLTEGLATTLECFKDLTLLRDPGLKAQKFCILICNSPPYNLPVMDLPSFRGLTLEQLAVLVNENNIQLSIISPRRIPTWINLFDKAGGDSMAASSKHYAKDLRHLVMLNGFCLQESTVSQPPIPNIPIPTVPTSPQGLSPSQQQTIRPTQNVVVRPPQPQNQPQQRPPVPFGINVTGPTSAPNVTIVNTVPPMMAADGGVRIRAPNPRWTSPNQGQQLPNQQQTQQTLPAQMQATNQVRQPSQIQMPQAMQNPLQQQQQQQQQQQQQQQQQQQQQQAMLQNQQQVPQVLNQNALPSNQNPLQSSVLQHQQPMTMPMSANPIQQAQAQVQLQVPQQSQTAGQMIINPQQQQLQQQNVRASFVGPQNLVNQLNQGQAPNAGQMVNVNQQMLNQQQQQQLAARKLAMEQQQLQQQQQQQQQQQQQQQQQPQQSQPQNLNFSINPANPNLGMQQNIPQQMQQQQPQSQQINVPVAAAPGIIQQQAAPVAGAAPANPARERQVIWQGVLEWQEKTRDPQKLPRHVPCQVSATVTNGESEVKAEHWPQKLLMQLIPKTLISNFGGAHFRNARSVMFHPQECEALEALAKVMSTGYAGCVHFTGMVNPNACEIKVLMLLYSPDKKAYIGFIPNDQAGFVDRIRKVIQQQKSKQQPPGPGQAGPNPNIPQQAGQNILVTQTNPLSMGGGQMSAAPQPQQQQQQQMQQPQMMGNPQQPAMAAPTPMTNPVRGAAPPTPAQLVAERQQNLMTIKQLQQTLEAAQQKDIHLKALEQQQRRAQLLMQQQQLMQQQQQQIQPNQQLPMQQQLQLQQQQMGQQQQMGQQQMGQQQLMNQQPMGQQQPMGQQQQMAGQQIQQQLQQLQSQQQMPVQQKLQQQLQQAQQMQQRNIRPTAALQNNPGLRNLLQQQQYRPQMMQPNTQNRMQQPNMQQPQQQQQQQQQNSGGSQFDNLSLADLL; encoded by the exons ATGGTGGTAGGCGCTGCAGAGGCCGTGTGCAACGATATAGTTTTCCTCGTTGAGGGGACTGCGGCTTGCGGGGCTTACATGAACGAGATTAAAATGAACTACATTTGTCAAACAGTAGAATATTTTAATGGAGGACCAATTGTAGAGGACAGGGATTGTGGCTCTGAGACATTTGCTACCTTGTACTCGTTGGTTGTCTATCACTCTTCGGACTGCTTGCCAGCTGATATGGTTGATGTTTATGGCCCTTTCAGAAATCCCCACAAATTTCTACAGCTTTTGGACAAGCTAGATTTTTCAGGAG GTCACGCTGAACATATGGCTTCATTGACTGAAGGACTGGCTACCACTCTTGAGTGCTTCAAAGATCTAACATTATTACGAGATCCTGGTTTGAAAGCACAGAAGTTTTGTATTCTGATATGCAATTCTCCACCTTACAACCTGCCAGTCATGGATCTCCCAAGCTTTAGGGGGTTAACCTTGGAACAATTGGCAGTACTTGTGAATGAGAATAATATTCAGCTAAGCATAATCAGTCCAAGAAGAATTCCTACTTGG ataaatttgtttgataaaGCTGGTGGAGACTCTATGGCAGCAAGTTCAAAGCATTATGCTAAAGACTTGCGTCATTTGGTTATGTTGAATGGATTCTGCTTACAGGAATCAACTGTTAGCCAGCCTCCTATACCTAACATTCCTATTCCAACTGTGCCAACTAGTCCACAGGGTCTAAGTCCAAGCCAACAACAAACTATTCGACCAACACAGAATGTTGTGGTTCGACCACCTCAGCCACAGAATCAACCGCAACAAAGACCTCCAGTCCCGTTTG GAATTAATGTCACTGGACCTACGTCTGCGCCTAATGTCACGATTGTTAATACGGTACCTCCTATGATGGCTGCAGATGGTGGAGTTCGCATTCGGGCACCTAATCCACGATGGACAAGTCCAAATCAAGGACAGCAATTGCCAAATCAACAGCAAACACAGCAAACCTTGCCGGCACAAATGCAAGCCACAAATCAAGTGCGCCAACCGTCTCAAATTCAAATGCCGCAAGCAATGCAAAATCctcttcagcagcagcagcaacaacagcagcagcaacaacaacaacagcagcagcagcaacaacaacaacaagctaTGCTTCAAAATCAGCAACAAGTCCCTCAAGTGTTGAATCAAAATGCTTTACCAAGCAACCAGAATCCACTCCAGAGTTCTGTTCTCCAACATCAACAGCCAATGACGATGCCGATGTCAGCCAACCCCATTCAACAGGCCCAAGCTCAAGTCCAACTTCAAGTGCCACAACAATCACAGACTGCTGGCCAAATGATCATCAAtccccaacagcaacaattaCAACAACAGAACGTCCGGGCTTCATTTGTTGGTCCACAGAATTTAGTAAATCAGTTGAATCAAGGGCAAg CACCGAATGCCGGACAAATGGTCAATGTGAACCAACAAATGCTgaatcaacagcaacagcaacagttaGCTGCTCGGAAACTAGCGATGGaacaacagcaactgcagcagcaacagcaacaacagcagcagcaacaacaacagcagcagcagcaaccacaGCAATCACAACcgcaaaatctaaatttttcgATAAATCCAGCCAACCCCAACTTAGGGATGCAGCAGAATATTCCTCAGCAaatgcaacagcaacaacctcaATCTCAACAGATCAATGTTCCTGTAGCAGCTGCACCTGGAATCATCCAACAACAAGCTGCTCCTGTGGCTGGTGCTGCTCCAGCAAATCCTGCTCGCGAAAGACAAGTTATTTGGCAGGGTGTCCTGGAGTGGCAAGAGAAGACTCGTGATCCGCAAAAACTTCCTCGCCATGTCCCTTGTCAGGTTTCGGCAACCGTCACCAATGGCGAGAGTGAAGT AAAAGCAGAACACTGGCCGCAAAAGCTTCTAATGCAGCTAATACCTAAAACATTAATAAGTAATTTTGGCGGCGCTCACTTCCGGAATGCGCGCTCTGTGATGTTCCATCCTCAGGAATGTGAGGCATTAGAAGCTCTAGCTAAAGTGATGTCAACTGGATAT GCTGGTTGTGTCCACTTCACAGGGATGGTTAATCCAAATGCTTGTGAGATTAAAGTGTTGATGCTGCTTTACAGTCCAGACAAGAAAGCGTACATTGGCTTTATACCAAACGATCAAGCAGGATTTGTCGATCGGATTCGCAAGGTTATACAACagcaaaaaagcaaacaa CAGCCACCTGGTCCCGGACAAGCAGGTCCAAATCCAAATATTCCTCAGCAGGCCGGGCAAAACATATTGGTGACGCAGACTAATCCATTGTCGATGGGAGGTGGTCAAATGAGCGCAGCACCTCaacctcagcagcagcaacagcagcagatgcAACAGCCTCAAATGATGGGTAACCCTCAACAACCAGCGATGGCTGCTCCTACTCCAATGACTAATCCGGTACGAGGAGCGGCTCCTCCAACTCCTGCTCAACTTGTAGCTGAGAGACAACAAAACTTGATGACCATTAAGCAGTTGCAGCAGACACTAGAAGCGGCCCAACAGAAGGATATTCATCTCAAGGCACTG gagcaacaacaacgccgTGCACAGCTGTtgatgcaacagcagcaactaatgcagcagcaacagcagcagataCAACCCAATCAGCAGTTGCCAATGCAACAACAATTGCaattacaacaacagcaaatgggccagcagcagcaaatgggacaacaacaaatgggccagcagcaactAATGAATCAGCAACCAATGGGTCAGCAACAGCCAAtgggccaacaacaacaaatggcAGGACAACAgattcaacaacaactccaGCAATTACAGTCTCAACAACAAATGCCTGTTCAGCAGAAattgcaacaacaactacaacaggcGCAGCAAAtgcaacaaagaaatattCGGCCTACCGCGGCGCTGCAGAATAATCCAGGATTGCGTAATCTtttgcaacaacagcagtacCGTCCTCAAAT GATGCAGCCAAACACACAGAACCGTATGCAGCAGCCAAACATGCAacaaccacagcagcagcagcagcaacaacaacaaaacagtgGTGGAAGTCAGTTTGATAATCTTAGTTTAGCTGATTTACTGTGA